The following are encoded together in the Theileria orientalis strain Shintoku DNA, chromosome 1, complete genome genome:
- a CDS encoding uncharacterized protein (forkhead-associated domain containing protein), which produces MSPVIDLGSLRRSPLVNRVRNVYRSNAPDSALETLRMESVNLSHIRDLSTGFKSSSSDSSEGSFQRINFAHRKRFNENVLRRSRSRSSESAKLDRKNTFSQQEKRKNYGEDSARSSLDEFESPLDSDYKTPNRSPENQSPLDILLNYRSLSERSDDFKDALSLSSYSSLPSEYVKVERSPEKIVVKSEARKGTVLRRSCSGSNAELVGTSDKNELDDTSGLKSGDKGAEGIERLSYSFDRSGYVFRIFFEPKLSTFKDTNLVPSRVIVNRTPFVIGTDPTCDLVLSKKKFKFIAPKHCKITFQSSSAFGVGSPNRSFGGIVPFRVKIGKHSSNSVIYVNNFLLRKDHYLENGDLVSLGHKDCNITFRIVFQNRKECQLLKNAHPENDDRIVLFEDKNITGVKIFVFQVFNYNVNANYEETCEEDEKEEDLDEISESGHPDKVERESEEYESQYRQSEGEVRQGMGSRVMSRQRETEEYYKLKSPMRNYNALRSPAKRNTRDVQIKNLEAFKPEALIEVYSSSERMMSALSSYNMTQESNWTNDQYDSQSSAYESQGNVLGSQGTVYNSQSYYTASQNSTGLNEDEYMDKVKFLKSIIPNNFPIAIDTANSVSGSTTPRTGKTRYKLIGMVDASNNMNISEILPSIDELVRRNIDEGLVNFQVVLKKFNTPVDRKMLENSWVFQLEFLDANSPKIRRAIFNHEMFKERPQELERVLRENKCRVMYIKTD; this is translated from the exons ATGTCGCCCGTTATTGATCTAGGATCACTGAGGAGGTCTCCGCTGGTGAACCGAGTGAGGAATGTATACAGAAGCAACGCGCCTGACTCGGCACTGGAAACTCTTAGAATGGAGTCCGTGAATCTTTCGCACATTCGAGACCTTTCAACTGGCTTCAAAAGCTCGAGTTCGGACTCGAGCGAGGGCAGTTTCCAGAGGATCAACTTCGCCCACAGAAAAAGGTTCAACGAAAACGTGttgagaagaagcagaTCGAGATCGAGTGAATCTGCGAAGCTGGACAGAAAGAACACGTTTTCACAGcaggagaagaggaaaaacTACGGGGAAGACTCGGCAAGGTCGTCGCTGGACGAATTTGAAAGCCCACTGGATTCGGACTATAAGACGCCAAACAGGTCTCCTGAGAACCAGAGCCCGCTGGACATTTTGTTAAACTACAGGTCCTTGTCGGAAAGGTCCGACGACTTTAAGGACGCTCTGAGTCTGAGTTCGTATAGTAGTCTCCCGTCAGAATATGTTAAAGTGGAGAGGAGTCCGGAGAAGATTGTGGTTAAGTCTGAAGCACGGAAGGGAACTGTGCTAAGGCGTTCTTGCAGTGGCAGCAATGCGGAGTTGGTTGGCACGTCGGACAAGAACGAGTTGGATGATACCAGTGGACTAAAGAGTGGCGATAAGGGCGCGGAAGGCATTGAACGCCTGAGTTACTCATTCGATAGGAGCGGCTACGTGTTTAGAATATTCTTTGAGCCGAAGCTGTCGACCTTCAAGGACACAAATCTGGTCCCCTCTAGAGTAATAGTAAACAGAACACCCTTTGTTATAGGCACGGATCCCACGTGCGACCTGGTGTTGTCGAAgaaaaagtttaaattcatAGCACCCAAACactgtaaaataacatttcAATCCTCCTCAGCCTTCGGAGTCG GTTCACCTAATAGGAGTTTTGGTGGCATCGTCCCATTTAGAGTGAAGATAGGTAAACATTCGTCAAACTCGGTGATTTACGTGAATAATTTCCTACTTAGAAAGGACCATTACCTGGAAAACGGAGACCTGGTGTCATTGGGGCATAAAGACTGTAATATAACATTTAGAATAGTGTTTCAAAACAGGAAGGAGTGCCAACTGCTGAAAA ATGCACACCCGGAAAACGACGATAGAATAGTGTTGTTCGAAGACAAAAACATCACGGGAGTAAAAATATTCGTGTTCCAAGTGTTTAACTACAACGTTAACGCGAACTACGAGGAAACATGCGAAGAGgacgaaaaggaggaagactTGGATGAAATATCAGAAAGTGGCCATCCTGATAAGGTTGAAAGGGAATCAGAAGAGTACGAGTCGCAGTATAGACAGTCTGAAGGTGAGGTCCGGCAAGGCATGGGAAGTAGAGTGATGAGTCGCCAGAGGGAGACCGAAGAGTACTATAAGCTGAAAAGCCCGATGAGAAACTACAATGCGCTGAGGTCGCCGGCGAAAAGGAACACCAGAGACGTGCAGATAAAAAACCTGGAGGCGTTTAAGCCGGAGGCACTGATCGAAGTGTACAGCAGCTCGGAAAGAATGATGAGTGCACTGAGTAGCTATAACATGACGCAGGAGTCGAATTGGACAAATGATCAGTACGACAGTCAAAGCAGCGCGTACGAAAGTCAGGGGAACGTGCTGGGAAGCCAGGGAACAGTTTATAACAGCCAGAGCTACTACACGGCGAGTCAGAACAGCACAGGACTGAACGAAGACGAGTACATGGACAAGGTGAAGTTCCTGAAGTCGATCATCCCGAACAACTTCCCAATCGCAATAGATACAGCCAACAGCGTGAGCGGGTCAACGACGCCGAGGACCGGCAAAACGCGTTACAAACTGATAGGAATG GTTGACGCGTCGAATAACATGAACATATCGGAAATACTGCCGAGCATCGACGAACTGGTGAGGAGGAACATCGACGAGGGGCTGGTGAACTTCCAAGTGGTTCTGAAGAAGTTCAACACGCCGGTCGACAGGAAGATGCTGGAAAACTCGTGGGTCTTCCAGCTGGAGTTCCTGGACGCAAACAGCCCGAAGATAAGAAGAGCAATCTTCAACCACGAAATGTTCAAGGAGAGGCCACAGGAGCTGGAAAGAGTGCTCAGGGAAAACAAGTGCAGAgtaatgtacattaaaacAGACTGA
- a CDS encoding uncharacterized protein (Os02g0606100 protein), whose product MDGISERLNGVSLRSDSRPFNYWFIVALSKKMVHIYKFYPKSESNSEERLELSWEESGILKSFVSNRGNLVCVLRESSSVLELLDVETRNVVAKVAVPSDSSVKNVVFSPLDTHLIVLTNWAEDNANNLKVYNLTGEGCQDVLSLPYEKSYVVSRFPTWTLDESYCILRVGNDIKVWKDNNFSEPFETLTVTLSAAASQNNHAEGTSVPLPSGSIISLSPPNEKGVCYIGIFASNFGKFGRGVLKVYSISKLQKPIFAKEFDEAEEGELFWNNKGTNLLFRTFTNAVKGISSYYGANSLYLINLSNGKHKTISTVSEGIIHDISWSLTKNEFLILKGPMPAEIDLYDGNTGLKTLSFGKNNRNTVKRDPFDRLVLMGGFGNLRGEIDIWDMKTKRKIAQSKSDCSVTCEFSPDGRYFVTATTVPRMRVDCCFKIFTHGGKLIKKVDFGELYHVHVRASQFKYTQRDPSPSVTLENTVTTTALYRPPGSNPNLKIIKQTNIPTNTAVPVVNKPKLAGPPGADAALLLAASKIKKKNKKKN is encoded by the exons ATGGATGGGATCTCTGAAAGGCTAAACGGAGTTAGCCTGCGAAGCGATTCTCGCCCGTTTAACTACTGGTTCATAGTAGCGCTGAGCAAGAAGAtggtacacatttacaaattttaccCGAAATCCGAGTCTAACTCAG AGGAGAGGCTCGAGTTAAGCTGGGAGGAATCAGGGATTCTAAAATCATTCGTGAGCAACAGGGGGAATCTG GTGTGTGTTTTGAGGGAGTCCTCGAGCGTTCtcgagctgctggacgtggAGACGAGGAACGTGGTCGCTAAGGTCGCAGTTCCCTCAG ATTCCTCGGTCAAAAACGTGGTGTTCAGTCCTCTAGATACGCACCTGATCGTTTTGACAAACTGGGCAGAAGACAACGCCAACAACTTGAAGGTTTACAACCTAACAG GAGAAGGGTGCCAAGATGTACTATCTCTCCCGTACGAAAAGTCGTACGTAGTCAGTCGTTTTCCGACTTGGACTTTAGACGAGTCGTATTGCATTTTGAGG GTTGGAAACGACATTAAGGTGTGGAAGGACAACAACTTTTCCGAGCCCTTTGAAACGCTGACAGTCACACTGAGTGCTGCTGCAAGTCAAAACAATCACGCGGAAGGCACAAGTGTTCCACTCCCTAGCGGCTCAATAATATCACTGTCTCCACCG AACGAAAAGGGTGTATGTtatattggtatttttGCCTCTAATTTTGGTAAATTTGGCAGAGGTGTCTTAAAAGTATACTCAATAAGCAAGCTACAAAAGCCGATCTTCGCCAAAGAATTCGACGAAGCTGAGGAGGGAGAGTTGTTTTGGAATAATAAAGGCACAAATCTGCTATTCAGGACATTCACAAATGCAGTTAAAGGAATTTCATCCTACTACGGAGCAAATTCACTATACCTAATCAAT TTGTCTAATGGTAAACACAAAACAATAAGTACCGTAAGTGAGGGAATCATTCACGATATCTCGTGGTCACTGACTAAAAACgagtttttaattttgaagGGTCCAATGCCGGCAGAG ATTGACCTGTACGACGGTAACACTGGGCTTAAAACGCTGAGTTTCGGAAAGAATAACAGGAACACGGTGAAAAGAGACCCCTTTGACCGGTTAGTGTTGATGGGAGGGTTTGGGAATCTGAGAGGCGAAATCGACATTTGGGACATGAAAACCAAAAGGAAAATAGCGCAATCAAAA TCTGACTGCTCTGTTACTTGTGAGTTTTCCCCGGATGGACGATACTTTGTAACCGCCACCACTGTGCCCAGGATGAGAGTGGATTGCTGTTTCAAAATATTCACACACGGTGGAAAGTTGATTAAAAAGGTCGATTTTGGCGAGCTGTATCACGTACACGTCAGGGCCTCGCagtttaaatacacacaacGCGACCCATCGCCTTCAGTCACGCTCGAAAACACAGTCACTACCACTGCACTTTATCGGCCGCCCGGTTCAAACCCCAACTTGAAGATCATAAAACAGACAAACATTCCAACCAAC ACTGCTGTTCCTGTTGTCAATAAGCCGAAACTGGCGGGGCCACCTGGAGCCGATGCTGCACTTTTATTAGCTGCTTCTAAGATcaaaaagaagaataagaagaaaaattGA
- a CDS encoding uncharacterized protein (Armadillo-like helical domain containing protein), whose amino-acid sequence MDIKSAIDEFNKLDEFARPSATLVKSILLNKDVPLYLQLRALYFCRDLPIEDATQILISAFEVHFDTFMRHEIAYVIGQSGCVNAAKRLSELVEDASEDPMVRHEAIEALAALKSTNYKDLIRRFSKDQCRAVRDTCILALHSLESAGSANICGCTSAPPSTSAYRAIDPVPVEASDEPGSRDLERLSELLFNQELAIYKRYEALYKIRAISGDEAAKIIGEALVRDKASEVFRHECAFVLGQMQSISAVESLIECLKNEDEEPMARHEAALALGSCGCINEDEECTKKIVEALEKHLGDKVKVVSDSCVVAMDYINESREGVMVN is encoded by the exons atggatATAAAATCTGCCATTGATGAGTTTAATAAGCTGGACGAGTTCGCAAGACCTTCTGCAACCCTTGTAAAATCAATTCTGCTCAACAAGGATGTTCCATTATATCTTCAGCTGCGAgctttatatttttgcaGAGATCTTCCAATAGAAGATGCCACTCAAATACTAATTTCGGCCTTTGAGGTCCACTTTGACACCTTCATGAG ACATGAAATCGCATATGTAATTGGCCAATCCGGTTGTGTAAACGCAGCCAAAAGGCTGTCAGAATTGGTGGAGGACGCATCAGAGGATCCCATGGTCCGACACGAG GCAATAGAGGCCTTGGCAGCATTAAAATCGACAAATTACAAGGATTTG ATTAGAAGGTTCTCAAAGGACCAATGTAGAGCCGTAAGAGACACGTGTATATTGGCCTTACACTCGCTAGAGAGTGCTGGGTCTGCAAACATCTGCGGATGCACATCGGCGCCACCATCCACCTCGGCCTACAGAGCCATTGACCCAGTACCAGTGGAAGCATCAGATGAACCCGGTAGCAGGGATCTGGAAAGATTATCAGAGTTGCTGTTCAATCAAGAGCTTGCAATATACAAAAG atACGAGGcattgtataaaataagagCAATATCAGGAGACGAAGCTGCCAAG ATCATCGGAGAGGCACTTGTTAGGGATAAAGCATCGGAAGTGTTTAGACATGAATGTGCGTTTGTGTTAGGGCAGATGCAGTCGATATCGGCAGTGGAATCACTGATAGAATGCCTGaaaaatgaagatgagGAGCCAATGGCAAGACACGAAGCAGCACTGGCACTGGGATCATGCGGATGCATAAACGAGGACGAAGAATGTACAAAGAAGATAGTGGAAGCGCTGGAAAAACACTTAGGTGACAAGGTGAAAGTAGTGTCGGACAGCTGCGTAGTAGCAATGGATTACATCAATGAAAGTAGAGAGGGAGTGAtggtaaattaa
- a CDS encoding 26S proteasome regulatory subunit, which yields MASKSKEKLSEADESYKEELDSLVAELLNLDLTSSQSETILLKLVDHATNDFGNISTIPKALQFLISHKVALDEYYKRYTMTNGEDNYALVLLLELVSFLEAINMSEPAPKGEKKEETEKEETPSFKLLLYKLEANLVAARLLTQINVGPQINGHGRETVEFKDDRYSYKISEKTKELLRKRKVNDWGNEYLTSLSSQIVAYFAMASTRQAYVNYLLGKKFHLNKYGTHKELHKNGNVEKEGKPKNTRQTVVLENNVNLVIEETLKLIEEMTTYWVANGFEFDAIDLLLEVDRIESIREKVSDDHDLVTRVTNYLASISFYGATYNESARILHVTYELLLRNKRYVEAVRIALKLNDHVRVMEVLNSCEDKNVLKQVSLFLNTSNLYINTLATSELAASAAAISKNDAELDETLVYLNRGENRSSLFMSMCKELDILEPKHPSEVFKGYPSKSNLSLNQTLSGVSIDSARDNLSYTFVSAFINCGSSMEKLINPQYRPSAATSTTNAAAELFKPKDGEWVFKHQGYGLMCASASLGLVHLWNLDEGLSAIDKYQYSSDQYVRSGSYAAFGLVSCGVMSEMDPIHGLLTDKLDSTNYLERLGAILGLGFAYGATNRMDLLELLIPLVIDLSSVECSLFSSLALSIMFVGTGNQESSEAILQVLMEYLTSYESYNPTPGVNYKHVRMYLLSLGLLQLCRGELCEPLLEALKVLGPLEKVAVTVVESFAYATSGDVLKIQSLLKNLISSKTAQEEAPAATDKDSMDMDLDVAPTTSSGSINGASGGGTTGSDSASASATSNANTSSGNTNSGNTSSGNANTSTSNNANTSSGNAAQSDVKDDDQERNLEELYGVSVLCIALLSLGENIGSGMLVRLLEHPLQCGTVQERRAVPLAVALVNMSNPAPQIVSLLSKLTHDSDREVSLNAILALGLVGAGTNNSRVSQLFQTIAKHSYRDATLMYVLRVSVGLLFMGKGTLTLSPLHSEGFLLNKVALAGLAVVLFSALDLRSLVCEDFPFLMLFLGMAIRPRWLVTLNTELQVVNVPVRVGASVDTIGTAGKQRRISGFQTHKSPVLIGVGERAELATEDMESLSPYLEGIVLVSNVSS from the exons ATGGCTTCGAAAAGTAAGGAAAAATTGAGCGAAGCCGACGAGTCGTATAAGGAGGAACTTGATTCTTTGGTAGCGGAACTGTTGAACCTGGATCTGACGAGCAGTCAGTCGGAGACGAtactgctgaagctggtggacCACGCGACGAACGACTTCGGAAACATTTCGACGATCCCGAAGGCGCTGCAGTTCCTGATTTCACACAAGGTGGCACTGGACGAGTACTATAAGCGCTACACGATGACGAACGGAGAGGATAACTACGCGctggtgctgctgctggagctaGTGAGTTTCCTGGAGGCAATAAACATGTCGGAGCCAGCACCGAAGGGagaaaagaaggaggagacggagaaggaggagacaCCGTCGTTTAAGTTGCTGCTGTACAAGCTGGAGGCGAACCTGGTGGCAGCAAGGCTGCTGACGCAGATAAACGTGGGCCCGCAAATTAACGGACACGGAAGAGAGACCGTGGAGTTTAAAGATGACAGATACAGCTATAAAATTAGCGAAAAGAcgaaggagctgctgagaAAGAGAAAGGTAAACGACTGGGGGAACGAGTACCTGACGTCACTGTCCTCGCAGATAGTGGCGTACTTCGCAATGGCGTCGACGAGGCAGGCATACGTTAATTACCTGCTGGGGAAAAAGTTCCACCTTAATAAATACGGAACACACAAGGAGTTGCACAAAAACGGAAACgtggaaaaggaaggaaaGCCGAAAAACACAAGGCAGACAGTGGTCCTGGAAAACAACGTTAACCTGGTTATCGAGGAgacgctgaagctgatagagGAAATGACGACGTACTGGGTAGCAAACGGGTTCGAGTTCGACGCAATCGACCTGCTGCTGGAAGTGGACAGAATCGAGTCGATAAGAGAAAAGGTGTCTGACGACCACGACCTCGTGACGAGAGTGACCAACTACCTGGCCTCAATCTCGTTCTACGGAGCAACGTACAACGAGTCGGCGAGAATACTGCACGTGACCTACGAACTGCTCCTGAGAAACAAGAGGTACGTGGAGGCAGTGAGAATAGCACTGAAGCTTAACGACCACGTGAGAGTGATGGAGGTGCTGAACAGCTGCGAGGACAAAAATGTGCTGAAGCAAGTCTCGCTCTTCCTGAACACGAGTAACCTGTACATCAACACGCTGGCGACGAGTGAGCTTGCAgcgtcagcagcagcaaTCAGCA AAAACGACGCGGAGCTGGACGAAACGCTGGTGTACCTGAACAGAGGAGAAAACAGAAGCAGCCTCTTCATGTCGATGTGCAAGGAGCTGGACATACTGGAGCCGAAGCACCCGAGCGAAGTGTTCAAGGGGTACCCCTCGAAGAGTAACCTCTCGCTAAACCAGACGCTCTCAGGAGTATCGATAGACTCAGCAAGAGATAACCTGTCGTACACGTTCGTGAGCGCGTTCATCAACTGCGGAAGCTCAATGGAAAAGCTGATTAACCCGCAATATAGGCC TTCAGCAGCGACGTCGACGACGAACGCAGCAGCAGAGCTGTTTAAGCCGAAGGACGGAGAGTGGGTGTTTAAGCACCAGGGCTACGGGCTTATGTGCGCAAGCGCAAGTCTGGGGCTGGTGCACCTGTGGAACCTGGACGAGGGGCTCTCGGCAATCGACAAGTACCAGTACAGCTCAGACCAGTACGTGCGCTCAGGATCATACGCAGCCTTCGGGCTGGTGAGCTGCGGAGTCATGTCGGAAATGGACCCAATACACGGACTGCTGACGGATAAGCTGGACTCGACGAACTACCTGGAGCGCCTGGGAGCGATCCTGGGACTGGGCTTCGCGTACGGAGCGACAAACAGAatggacctgctggagctgctgataCCACTGGTGATAGACCTGAGCAGCGTAGAGTGCTCGCTCTTCAGCAGCCTCGCACTCTCAATCATGTTCGTGGGCACGGGGAACCAGGAGTCGTCGGAGGCGATCCTGCAGGTGCTGAtggagtacctgacgaGCTACGAGTCATACAACCCGACGCCA GGAGTCAACTACAAGCACGTGAGAatgtacctgctgagcCTGGGACTGCTCCAGCTCTGCAGAGGAGAGCTCTGCGAGCCGCtgctggaggcgctgaaggTGCTGGGCCCCCTCGAGAAGGTGGCAGTGACGGTGGTGGAGTCGTTCGCCTACGCGACCTCGGGCGACGTGCTGAAGATACAGAGCCTGCTCAAAAACCTCATCTCCTCGAAGACGGCGCAGGAAGAGGCGCCGGCGGCGACGGACAAGGACAGCATGGACATGGACCTGGACGTGGCGCC CACGACGTCGTCGGGGAGCATCAACGGCGCATCTGGCGGCGGTACCACCGGTAGTGATAGTGCGTCCGCAAGTGCCACCAGTAACGCTAACACTAGTTCGGGTAACACTAATTCAGGTAACACTAGTTCGGGCAACGCCAATACCAGTACCAGTAACAACGCTAACACGAGTTCTGGTAACGCCGCGCAAAGCGACGTGAAGGACGACGACCAGGAAAGGaacctggaggagctgtACGGAGTGTCGGTGCTCTGCATCGCGCTGCTGAGCCTGGGCGAAAACATAGGCTCGGGCATGCTCGTGAGGCTGCTCGAGCACCCGCTGCAGTGCGGAACAGTCCAGGAAAGGAGAGCAGTGCCGCTGGCAGTGGCGCTCGTCAACATGTCGAACCCGGCGCCGCAGATCGTATCGCTGCTCTCGAAGCTGACGCACGACTCGGACCGCGAAGTCTCGCTGAACGCGATCCTGGCGCTGGGCCTCGTGGGCGCAGGCACGAACAACTCGCGCGTCTCGCAGCTCTTCCAGACGATCGCGAAGCACTCCTACCGCGACGCGACGCTCATGTACGTGCTCAGGGTGAGCGTGGGCCTGCTCTTCATGGGCAAGGGCACGCTCACGCTGAGTCCGCTGCACTCCGAGGGCTTCCTGCTCAACAAGGTGGCGCTCGCGGGCCTCGCGGTCGTGCTCTTCTCGGCGCTGGACCTGCGCAGCCTCGTCTGCGAGGACTTCCCCTTCCTGATGCTCTTCCTCGGCATGGCAATCAGGCCGCGCTGGCTCGTGACGCTGAACACGGAGCTGCAGGTGGTCAACGTGCCCGTGCGCGTGGGCGCCTCGGTCGACACGATCGGCACCGCGGGGAAGCAGCGCAGGATCTCGGGCTTTCAGACCCACAAGTCGCCAGTGCTCATCGGCGTCGGCGAGCGCGCGGAGCTCGCGACCGAGGACATGGAGTCGCTCTCGCCCTACCTCGAGGGCATAGTGCTGGTGTCAAACGTATCATCGTAG
- a CDS encoding molecular chaperone protein — MFFGGFPFEGMPGGGIPHHRSKEASDTEQLYKILDLPKNCTESEIKKAYRKLAIKHHPDKGGDPEKFKEISKAYEILSDPDKRKIYDEHGEDGLDGSFTATDATDIFDLFFGGRKSAKKKGEDLISHLKVSLEQIYNGTMKKLSITKDPCSGRGLIQTKKILEVIVEKGVPDQHRITFHGEADQRPNQTPGSVVFIIDQNPHDTFKRSGNDLFMTKAIPLYEALTGATFYITHLDDRVLKINTPPDEVVKPGCCKVITGEGMPVYKSSYAKGNLYVTFEVIFPVGRTFTQAEQSKLLELFPYTPETPGRPDSDIEEYTAQHFDLEDYRLEGHRRYEEEEEVGTNRVQCRQQ; from the exons atgtttttcGGTGGATTCCCGTTCGAAGGAATGCCCGGCGGAGGTATTCCTCATCACAGATCAAAGGAG GCCTCCGATACAGAACAGTTATATAAAATCCTGGACCTGCCAAAAAACTGTACAGAAAGTGAAATAAAGAAGGCGTACAGGAAACTGGCGATAAAACATCACCCAGATAAAGGAGGAGACCCCGAGAAGTTTAAAGAAATCTCAAAAGC GTATGAGATTCTGTCGGATCCCGACAAGAGAAAGATATATGACGAGCACGGCGAGGACGGGCTGGACGGCAGCTTCACAGCCACCGACGCCACAGAT ATATTTGATTTGTTTTTCGGAGGACGTAAGTCggcgaagaagaagggTGAAGATTTAATATCACACCTTAAAGTTTCATTAGAACAG ATATATAATGGAACCATGAAGAAGTTGTCAATCACAAAGGAT CCATGCTCGGGAAGAGGCCTGATCCagacgaagaagatacTGGAGGTGATCGTGGAAAAGGGGGTCCCGGACCAGCATAGAATCACCTTCCACGGAGAGGCTGATCAGAGGCCGAACCAAACGCCGGGCTCGGTGGTATTCATAATCGACCAGAACCCGCACGACACGTTCAAGAGGAGCGGCAACGACCTCTTCATGACGAAGGCGATACCGCTTTACGAGGCGCTGACGGGCGCGACGTTTTACATTACGCACCTGGACGACAGGGTCCTAAAGATAAAC ACTCCGCCAGACGAAGTGGTGAAGCCAGGATGCTGTAAAGTGATAACAGGAGAGGGAATGCCGGTCTACAAGAGCTCCTACGCAAAGGGGAACCTGTACGTGACGTTCGAAGTTATTTTCCCAGTGGGAAGGACGTTCACGCAGGCAGAACAGTCGAAACTGCTGGAACTGTTCCCGTACACGCCGGAGACACCAGGAAGGCCGGACTCGGACATCGAGGAGTACACAGCACAGCACTTCGACCTGGAGGACTACAGACTAGAAGGACATCGCCGCtacgaagaggaagaggaagtggGAACGAATCGAGTACAGTGCCGTCAGCAGTAA